Below is a window of Saccharomonospora viridis DSM 43017 DNA.
ATCGGCTCCGGCGGGGGTCGTGAGCAATTCATCAACGGCGGGTCCGACTTCGGCGGTACCGACGCCTTCCTGACCGACGACGAACTGGCGGCGGCTCAGGAGCGTTGCGGCGAGGTCGTGGAGATCCCGACGTACGTGTCCCCGGTCGCGGTGATCTTCAACCTGAAGGGCGTCAACGAGCTGAACCTCAAGCCCAGCACCATCGCGAAGATCTTCAACCAGAAGATCACCAAGTGGAACGACCCGGAGATCGCCGCCGACAACCCGGACGTCGATCTGCCCGACCTGGGGATCACCCCGGTCAACCGCTCGGACGAGTCCGGCACCACCGAGAACTTCACCGAGTACCTCAAGGCCGCCGCGCCGGAGGAATGGCCGCACGAGCCCAGCGACAGCTGGCCGGTGAACGGTGGCGAGGCGGCTCAGGGCACCTCGGGCGTGGTCCAGGCGGTGAGCAACGGCAACGGCACCATCGGTTACGCGGACGCGAGCCAGGCCGGTGACCTGGGCACGGTGAAGGTCGGCGTGGGTGACGACTTCGTCGCCTACTCCCCACAGGCGGCCGCCAAGGTGCTGGAGGTCTCCGAGCGCATCGAGGGTCGCGGCGACTACAGCTTCGCCTACGACCTCGCTCGCGACACGACGGAGGAGGGTACCTACCCCATCGTCCTCGTTTCGTACGCTCTGGCCTGCACCAACTACGATGACGCGAACAAGGCTGAACTCGTGAAGGCGTACTTCGATTACATGATCAGCTCTGAGGGGCAGCAGGCTTCAGCGCAGCACGCCGGCTCCGCTCCCATCTCCGACGCGCTGCGTGAGGAGATCCAGCCCGCGATCGACGCGATCGGCTCCGGTAGCTGACATCGACGCACTACTTCCTCGTCCGGGTGGTCACGATGACAGTGGCCACCCGGAGCCGTGTTCAGGCTGTCGCGGTGTCTGCTCCGCGTGGGCATCGCGACCAGCACCAGAAGGGATGGCAATTGCCCAGCACAGCGGATAAGCCGCGCACGCGGAGAGCGCCACTGCGGCCGGGGGACCGTATCTTCGCCGGCGCCTCCACGGGCGCGGGCATCCTGATCCTCGTCGTACTCGCCGGTGTCGCGGCATTCCTCGTCACGGAGGCGTGGCCGGCGATCACCGCCCCCGCCGAGGAGATCCCCGGTGGCGAGGGACTCATCGTCTACATCTGGCCACTGCTGTTCGGCACGCTGCTGTCAGCGGTGTTCGCACTGCTGATCGCCGCTCCGCTCGCAGTGGCCATCGCTTTGTTCGTGACCTACTACGCGCCCCGACGTATCGCGCAGGCCCTGGGGTATCTGATCGACCTGCTCGCGGCCGTGCCGAGCATCGTCTACGGCCTGTGGGGCTTCAACCAGCTCGCACCGTTGACGGTCGAACCGTCGGGCTGGTTGGCCGAGAACCTGGGGTTCATCCCGTTCTTCGAAGGACCGCCTTCGGCCACTGGCCGCACCATGCTGGTGGCCATCCTGGTCCTCGCGGTGATGATCCTGCCGATCATCACCGCCGTCGTGCGGGAGGCGTTCGTCCAGACTCCGAGGCTGCACGAGGAGGCGTCGCTGGCGCTGGGCGCCACCCGCTGGGAAATGATCAAGATGGCGGTGCTGCCGTTCGGCAGGTCGAGCATCATCGGTGCCTCGATGCTGGGGCTCGGACGCGCGCTCGGCGAGACGATGGCCGTGGCCATCGTGCTGTCGGTCTCGGGCGGAGTCACCTTCAACCTCATCAGCACCGGTAACCCGGGGACCATCGCGGCCAACATCGCGTTGCAGTTCCCCGAGTCCACCGGCATCGCCATCAACACGCTGATCGCCTCCGGTCTGGTGCTGTTCGCCCTCACCCTGGTCGTGAACATGGCGGCCCGTGCGGTGGTCGAGCGGCGCAAGGAATTCTCGGGAGCCAACTGATGCCCAGTCCGACGAGTACTCCCGACACGGGAGACACCGACCTGCACACACCGCTGTCCGGTGTACCGCTCACACATGGGCAGCTACCGAAGCACGCCTCGTGGATCGTGTTGGTCGTCGCGGCACTGGTCGGTCTCGGCCTGTGGTGGCTCGCCGATTGGAACATCGCGGGCGCGACCATCCTCGCCGCGATCTGCTACACCGTCGTGCTCTACACGTGGTCCCGCTTCGTCGAGGGGCCGAGGAAAGCCAAGGACCGGTTGGTCACGACCCTGGTGACAGGCGCGTTCCTGCTCGCCCTGCTGCCGTTGATCTCGGTCGTGGTCACGGTGGTGTCCAAGGGCCTGGCCCGGTTCGACGCCGAGTTCTTCACCTACTCGATGCGAGGTGTGCTCGGTGAGGGCGGTGGTGTCTACCACGCCATCACGGGCACGCTCATCATCACCGGACTCGCGACGGCCATCTCGGTGCCGGTGGGCATGTTGACCGCCATCTACCTGGTGGAGTACGGCCGGGGCAAACTCGCCAAGGCCATCACCTTCTTCGTCGACGTCATGACCGGTATCCCCTCGATCGTCGCCGGTCTGTTCGCCTACTCCCTTTTCGCGTTGCTGTTCGACAACCCCGGCATCCGCATGGGGATGATGGGCGCCATCGCGTTGAGCGTGCTGATGACCCCCGTGGTGGTGCGGTCGACGGAGGAGATGCTGAAGCTCGTCCCCAACGAGTTGCGGGAGGCGTCGTACGCGCTCGGGGTCCCCAAATGGCGGACTATCCTCAAGGTGGTGCTGCCGACCGCACTGGCCGGTATCGCCACGGGTGTCACCCTCGCCATCGCCAGGGTCATCGGCGAAACCGCACCTTTGCTGGTGACGGCGGGTATCACCACGGGCGACAACTTCGATCCGTTCGACGACCGCATGGCCACCTTGCCGGTCTTCGCGTACTACCAGTACGTCGCCCCTGGTACCCCACCCGAGCCGGCACTCGATCGGGCCTGGGCGGCCGCGCTGCTGCTCATCATCATCGTGATGGTGCTCAACCTGATCGCCCGGCTCATCTCCCGCATGTTCGCCCCCAAGACCCGCGGCTAGGTCTTTAGATACCTGGGATTGGAAGCACTGTGGCAAAGCAAATCGAGGTCAAGGATCTCGACATCTACTACGACAAGGTCCTCGCCGTACAAGGCGTGTCGATGACGATCCAGCCACGGTCGGTCACCGCGCTGATCGGTCCTTCCGGCTGCGGCAAGTCCACGTTCCTGCGCACGTTGAACCGGATGCACGAACTCGTGCCGAACGCGCGGGTCGAGGGCCAGGTCCTGCTGGACGGCCAGGACCTGTACGCGCCGGACGTGGACCCCGTGCGGGTGCGCACCCAGATCGGCATGGTGTTCCAGCGGCCGAACCCGTTCCCCACGATGTCGATCTACGACAACGTGGCCGCCGGGCTCAAGCTGAACAACCGGAAGATGAAGCGCTCGGAGATGGACGACATCGTCGAGCGCTCACTGCGTTCGGCGAACCTGTGGAACGAGGTCAAGGACCGCTTGGGCAAACCGGGCTCCGGCCTGTCCGGCGGTCAGCAACAGCGCCTGTGCATCGCGCGCGCCATCGCGGTGCAGCCGGACGTGCTGTTGATGGACGAACCGTGTTCCGCGCTCGACCCGATCTCCACTCAGGCCATCGAGGACCTGATGTTGGAACTCAAGAGCGAGTACACGATCGTGATCGTCACCCACAACATGCAGCAGGCCGCCCGGGTCAGCGATACGACCGGGTTCTTCAACCTCAAGGGCATCGGACAGCCGGGTGAGTTGGTGGAGATCGGCGAGACCGCCAAGATCTTCTCGATGCCGCAGAACAAGGCCACGGAGGACTACATCTCCGGCCGCTTCGGCTGACGGGCAGCGTTCCCGGGTCGTGGGCGAAGGCGTCGAGCCGACGCTCACGACCCTTGCGCGTACTGGACGTCGGTCTCCACCGTCTCGAAACCGAGTTTGCGGTAGACGGCGATAGCGGGCGCGTTGTCGCCCTCGACGTAGAGGATCACCTGCTCGAGCCCACGTTGCCGCAGGTGGCGCAGTCCGGCCAGGGTCAGCGCCTTGCCGAGTCCCCCGCCTTGCGCGTCGGGGTCGACACCGACGACGTAGACCTCCCCGACGGGACGCCCACCGAAACGGTTCGGGTTGGCCGGGTGCACTTTCGTCCAGTGGAAGCCCACGACCCGGCCCTCGGCGTTCTCGGCGAGGAAGAACCCGTCGGCGTCGAACCAGCTCTCCCGCTGCGCTTCCCGCAACGCCTTCACGTCGAATTGGCTCTGTTCGGGGTGCCAGTCGAAGGCACGCGCGTTGACGGCTATCACCGCCTCCTCGTCCTGGCCGGGGACGAATGTGCGTAACCTGACGCCCTCCGGAAGCCGGGGCTTTGGCCATTCCTGTTCGGCCGAGGACGCGCTCATCACGAGAAGCTCCCTGGCCCGCGACAGTCCGAACCGCTCGGCCAGTCGAGCGGCGGCGGGGTGATCGCCGTGGGACCAGATCCGAAGCCGGTCCGCGTGCCGCAACACTTCCTCGAGTAGGGCCGTCCCGTGTCCCCGTCGCCGGTGCGCGGGATGCACGATCAGCTCGGCGACCTGGCGTCCGAACGCATCGCCCCGGACATCGAGGTGGGCGTAGCCGACGAGTTCGGCCGCGGCGCCCTCCCCGCTGAAACACAGCAGGTGACGTGGACCGGAGAACTCGCCGGGCAGCGGTCCGTCCGGTTCGACCTCGGGACGGCCGTCGGTCTCGCGCGCGGCCAGCAGCAATGCGCGCACATCATCGATGCGGTCGGCGTCCAGTTCCTCGGCCCACACGAAGTTGCGCATGGGCCCAACCCTAGTTGACAACGGCCACGCCGCCGGCGTGATCAGTTCGAGGAGAGTTCCGAAAACCCGGCCGCAAAGGCGGCGTGTGCGGAGTCGGCGGCGTGGGAGGAGGAGCGTTCCGCCGCCGTTTTCCCGGGACGCACGAACTTGTAACCCACGTTGCGCACGGTGCCGATCAACTGTTCGTGTTCCGGTCCGAGCTTGGCGCGCAGTCGTCGAACATGCACGTCGACGGTGCGGGTACCGCCGAAGAAGTCGTAACCCCACACCGCCTGGAGCAACTGCTCTCGGGTGAACACCCGCCCCGCGTGCTGGGCGAGGTACTTCAGCAGCTCGAACTCCTTGTAGGTGAGTTCCAGCGTGCGTTTGCGCAGCCGCGCCGTGTAGGTCGTCTCGTCGATCACCAGGTCGCCGACGCGCAGTTCGGTGTCGGACTCGGAGCCACCACTCGCTCGGGTGGTGGCGAGCCTGAGCCGGGCGTCCACTTCGGCGGGACCAGCGCTGGGGAGCACAATGTCATCGGTGCGCCATTCGGAGTTGACGGCCACGAGTCCGCCCTCACCGACCACCGCGATCACCGGGGTGGACCCGGTTTCCGTCGGGTTCTTGAGCAGGCGACACA
It encodes the following:
- the pstS gene encoding phosphate ABC transporter substrate-binding protein PstS; this translates as MKRFPLGRVIALPAAAALTLGIAACGSVNERGDNQGGNGSELSGTISGAGASSQEAAQKAWQAGFLGSHPDVTVNYDPIGSGGGREQFINGGSDFGGTDAFLTDDELAAAQERCGEVVEIPTYVSPVAVIFNLKGVNELNLKPSTIAKIFNQKITKWNDPEIAADNPDVDLPDLGITPVNRSDESGTTENFTEYLKAAAPEEWPHEPSDSWPVNGGEAAQGTSGVVQAVSNGNGTIGYADASQAGDLGTVKVGVGDDFVAYSPQAAAKVLEVSERIEGRGDYSFAYDLARDTTEEGTYPIVLVSYALACTNYDDANKAELVKAYFDYMISSEGQQASAQHAGSAPISDALREEIQPAIDAIGSGS
- the pstC gene encoding phosphate ABC transporter permease subunit PstC, coding for MPSTADKPRTRRAPLRPGDRIFAGASTGAGILILVVLAGVAAFLVTEAWPAITAPAEEIPGGEGLIVYIWPLLFGTLLSAVFALLIAAPLAVAIALFVTYYAPRRIAQALGYLIDLLAAVPSIVYGLWGFNQLAPLTVEPSGWLAENLGFIPFFEGPPSATGRTMLVAILVLAVMILPIITAVVREAFVQTPRLHEEASLALGATRWEMIKMAVLPFGRSSIIGASMLGLGRALGETMAVAIVLSVSGGVTFNLISTGNPGTIAANIALQFPESTGIAINTLIASGLVLFALTLVVNMAARAVVERRKEFSGAN
- the pstA gene encoding phosphate ABC transporter permease PstA — protein: MPSPTSTPDTGDTDLHTPLSGVPLTHGQLPKHASWIVLVVAALVGLGLWWLADWNIAGATILAAICYTVVLYTWSRFVEGPRKAKDRLVTTLVTGAFLLALLPLISVVVTVVSKGLARFDAEFFTYSMRGVLGEGGGVYHAITGTLIITGLATAISVPVGMLTAIYLVEYGRGKLAKAITFFVDVMTGIPSIVAGLFAYSLFALLFDNPGIRMGMMGAIALSVLMTPVVVRSTEEMLKLVPNELREASYALGVPKWRTILKVVLPTALAGIATGVTLAIARVIGETAPLLVTAGITTGDNFDPFDDRMATLPVFAYYQYVAPGTPPEPALDRAWAAALLLIIIVMVLNLIARLISRMFAPKTRG
- the pstB gene encoding phosphate ABC transporter ATP-binding protein PstB is translated as MAKQIEVKDLDIYYDKVLAVQGVSMTIQPRSVTALIGPSGCGKSTFLRTLNRMHELVPNARVEGQVLLDGQDLYAPDVDPVRVRTQIGMVFQRPNPFPTMSIYDNVAAGLKLNNRKMKRSEMDDIVERSLRSANLWNEVKDRLGKPGSGLSGGQQQRLCIARAIAVQPDVLLMDEPCSALDPISTQAIEDLMLELKSEYTIVIVTHNMQQAARVSDTTGFFNLKGIGQPGELVEIGETAKIFSMPQNKATEDYISGRFG
- the mshD gene encoding mycothiol synthase yields the protein MRNFVWAEELDADRIDDVRALLLAARETDGRPEVEPDGPLPGEFSGPRHLLCFSGEGAAAELVGYAHLDVRGDAFGRQVAELIVHPAHRRRGHGTALLEEVLRHADRLRIWSHGDHPAAARLAERFGLSRARELLVMSASSAEQEWPKPRLPEGVRLRTFVPGQDEEAVIAVNARAFDWHPEQSQFDVKALREAQRESWFDADGFFLAENAEGRVVGFHWTKVHPANPNRFGGRPVGEVYVVGVDPDAQGGGLGKALTLAGLRHLRQRGLEQVILYVEGDNAPAIAVYRKLGFETVETDVQYAQGS
- a CDS encoding response regulator transcription factor, whose product is MGFELLVLTTEHRATSVLPALDLLPHTVRVRRPEPSALLDTGHPDIILLDARRDLASAKNLCRLLKNPTETGSTPVIAVVGEGGLVAVNSEWRTDDIVLPSAGPAEVDARLRLATTRASGGSESDTELRVGDLVIDETTYTARLRKRTLELTYKEFELLKYLAQHAGRVFTREQLLQAVWGYDFFGGTRTVDVHVRRLRAKLGPEHEQLIGTVRNVGYKFVRPGKTAAERSSSHAADSAHAAFAAGFSELSSN